One segment of Sander vitreus isolate 19-12246 chromosome 20, sanVit1, whole genome shotgun sequence DNA contains the following:
- the ttc8 gene encoding tetratricopeptide repeat protein 8, with protein sequence MEVTMDPLFLAWSYFRRRKLQQCSDICTKILQDNPYDQAAWSLKTRALTEMVYIDEVEVDQEGIAEMMLDESSIAQVARPGTSLRLPGTSQGGGATPAVRPMTQSGRPITGFVRPSTQSGRPGTMEQAIKTPRTASTARPVTSASGRFIRLGTASMLTNPEGPFINLSRLNLAKYSQKPNLSRTLFEYIFHHENDVKNALDLAAQATEHAQFKDWWWKVQLGKCYYRLGLYREAEKQFRSALNHQEVVDTYLYLAKVYLRLDQPITALNLFKQGLDHFPGEVTLQTGIARIHEEMNNISSATEYYKDVLKQDNTHVEAIACIGSNHFYTDQPEIALRFYRRLLQMGVYNCQLYNNLGLCCFYAQQYDMTLSSFERALALVANDEEQADVWYNLGHVAVGIGDLTLAHQCFKLALAFNNDHAEAYNNLAVLELRKGRIEQSKAFLQTAASLAPHMYEPHFNLSILSEKIGDLQSSFTAAQKSEDSFPEHVDTQQLLKQLRQHFAVL encoded by the exons ATGGAGGTGACGATGGACCCTTTGTTTTTGGCGTGGAGCTATTTCAGGAGGCGGAAGCTCCAACAATGTTCAGATATTTGCACAAAAATATTACAAGACAATCCGTACGACCAG GCTGCATGGAGCTTGAAAACCCGTGCTCTTACAGAGATGGTATACATAGATGAAGTTGAGGTCGACCAGGAGGGGATTGCTGAGATGATGCTGGATGAGAGTTCTATTGCTCAAGTTGCAC GACCCGGAACATCACTGAGGCTTCCTGGAACAAGTCAGGGCGGAGGTGCCACACCTGCTGTCAG GCCTATGACGCAATCAGGGCGTCCTATCACAGGATTTGTGAGACCCAGCACACAGTCAGGGCGTCCTGGAACAATGGAACAGGCCATCAAGACCCCACGCACTGCAAGCACTGCTCGTCCTGTCACTAGCGCTTCTGGCAGATTCATCCGTCTGGGAACA GCTTCAATGTTAACCAATCCAGAAGGACCTTTTATAAACTTGTCGAGACTAAACCTGGCCAAGTATTCCCAAAAGCCTAATTTATCCAGG ACACTGTTCGAGTACATCTTCCATCATGAAAAtgatgtaaaaaat GCTTTAGATTTGGCTGCTCAAGCTACGGAACATGCTCAGTTCAAAGACTGGTGGTGGAAAGTTCAGCTGGGAAAATGCTACTACAG ACTTGGGTTATATCGAGAAGCAGAAAAACAGTTTAGATCAGCTCTCAACCACCAAGAGGTGGTAGATACATATCTCTACCTTGCGAAG GTGTATCTGCGCCTGGATCAACCAATAACAGCGCTTAACCTTTTCAAGCAAGGCCTGGACCACTTTCCTGGTGAGGTTACTCTTCAAACAGGAATCGCTCGCATACATGAG GAGATGAACAACATCTCATCAGCCACAGAGTATTACAAAGATGTCCTGAAGCAGGACAACACTCACGTGGAGGCTATTGCCTGTATAGGCAGCAATCACTTCTACACTGATCAGCCTGAGATCGCCCTGCGCTTTTACAG ACGGCTACTCCAGATGGGGGTGTATAACTGCCAGCTGTACAACAACCTGGGCTTGTGCTGCTTCTACGCCCAGCAGTACGACATGACTCTGTCCTCATTTGAGAGGGCTCTGGCCCTGGTGGCCAATGATGAGGAACAGGCTGATGTGTGGTACAACCTAGGACATGTGGCTGTG GGCATAGGGGACTTGACACTGGCCCACCAGTGTTTTAAATTGGCTTTGGCTTTTAATAACGACCATGCTGAGGCCTACAACAACCTCGCTGTGCTGGAGCTGCGCAAAGGTCGTATCGAACAG TCAAAAGCCTTCCTGCAGACTGCTGCATCACTGGCCCCTCACATGTATGAGCCACACTTCAATCTCTCCATTCTCTCTGAAAAG ATTGGAGACCTTCAAAGCAGCTTCACTGCCGCCCAAAAGTCTGAGGACTCCTTTCCGGAGCATGTCGACACTCAGCAGCTTCTTAAGCAACTTCGGCAGCACTTTGCAGTGCTGTGA
- the LOC144535567 gene encoding uncharacterized protein LOC144535567 yields MEDGESSVGIYDSSYNELIYQEDFSEDEHTLYSKQEKQQVSMSMVRPESIGNQYKLLTVSLAVLAVILLAVDIGLGVYYSKLTDGQHITDISNEVAKLQAIYNDAIQSKDKAKKQLASELSQQQFTKWEIEHENKRHKYFEKLSDKIQLEIAALKSHIPMIKEGCRHCLPGWTFMNSFCYYFTFLDPMSRRSWQEARQFCTKRGGDLAVIDNRETHLAISNLINKYQDRAREISISGFWIGLRDVEQEGIWKWVDGRRLNEGFWNDGEPNNLGNEDCAAIYPRSNPFMSWNDAPCNYELKWICQMAPRSSSES; encoded by the exons ATGGAGGACGGAGAAAGTTCAGTTGGTATTTATGATAGTTCATATAACGAACTGATTTATCAAGAGGACTTCAGTGAAGATGAGCACACTCTCTACTCAAAGCAAGAGAAGCAACAAG TGTCCATGTCCATGGTGAGACCTGAATCCATTGGGAATCAATACAAACTGCTTACAGTAAGCCTGGCAGTGCTTGCTGTCATTCTACTAGCAGTTGACATTGGCCTGGGAGTCTATT ATAGCAAACTTACTGATGGGCAGCACATAACGGACATCAGCAATGAGGTGGCCAAACTGCAGGCTATCTACAACGATGCAATCCAAAGCAAGGATAAAGCCAAGAAACAGTTGGCAAGTGAGCTCAGTCAGCAGCAATTTACCAAGTGGGAAATTGAACACGAGAATAAAAGACACAAATACTTTGAAAAGCTGAGTGACAAAATTCAACTGGAAATTGCAGCGCTGAAGTCCCACATCCCAATGATTA AGGAGGGCTGCAGACACTGTCTACCAGGATGGACTTTCATGAACTCCTTCTGTTACTACTTCACTTTCCTTGATCCTATGTCACGCAGATCATGGCAGGAAGCCAGACAGTTCTGCACAAAACGAGGAGGTGACTTGGCAGTGATAgacaacagagagacacac CTGGCAATAAGTAACTTGATAAATAAATATCAAGACCGTGCGAGAGAAATAAGCATCAGTGGCTTCTGGATCGGACTGAGAGATGTGGAGCAGGAAGGGATTTGGAAATGGGTGGATGGAAGAAGACTGAATGAGGG gttcTGGAATGATGGAGAGCCCAACAACCTGGGTAATGAGGACTGTGCAGCTATATATCCCAGAAGCAACCCTTTTATGTCCTGGAATGATGCTCCATGCAATTATGAACTGAAATGGATTTGCCAAATGGCACCAAGGTCTTCTTCTGaaagttaa